One part of the Denticeps clupeoides chromosome 8, fDenClu1.1, whole genome shotgun sequence genome encodes these proteins:
- the LOC114796152 gene encoding NADPH oxidase organizer 1-like has product MSAQRYPAKIRIMGVMQKESVKMFIASVLWSDHGEVIVYRSYQDFKKFHKQLKKKFPREKSFPRGERILPTFRGVKTSFQKKGPSKMARRSKLLEKYCTELLQCDPNVIQSSEVIQFFLPKEHDLQPEFARNSIMVLLSDDVAETPAAWNPHEKRFSVGNVTQPFVTKTYRTVAPYETKDTKNRPFKVGVEERLDVLIKDQAGWWLVENEAKRLAWFPAPYLEVCEEEEEDGVDATVAACSLYCAVKNYASRKDDEVSVNIGAVVEVLQKSDDGWWLIRYDGRAGYIPSMYLQPYNSPYVGLQMLHGQVYRSTLNLSTAVATPSMAAEKMKSRSLETLLEPRRGPDPDLGESQESGLSSESSSEAEFSFTSSGSNSPTFSLSGKGEEAELRGSGQPKLGAERNESPERGCRALPKVPPRPQAQEILTRCTTYTRKVAMETRAKLLPRGMEIPAC; this is encoded by the exons ATGAGCGCGCAGCGGTACCCCGCGAAAATCCGGATTATGGGAGTGATGCAAAAGGAGAGTGTGAAG ATGTTCATCGCCtcggtgctgtggtcagatcaTGGAGAAGTGATCGTCTACAGGTCGTACCAAGACTTCAAGAAATTCCAC AAACAGCTGAAAAAGAAATTTCCCAGAGAAAAATCTTTTCCTCGAGGAGAGAGGATTCTCCCGACATTCAGAg GTGTGAAGACCAGCTTTCAGAAGAAGGGCCCCAGCAAGATGGCTCGCCGCTCGAAGCTCCTGGAGAAGTACTGCACCGAACTGCTGCAGTGCGACCCCAACGTCATCCAGAGTTCAGAGGTCATCCAGTTCTTCCTGCCCAAGGAGCACGACCTGCAGCCCGAGTTTGCGAGGAACAG CATCATGGTGCTGCTGTCTGATGACGTGGCGGAAACGCCGGCTGCCTGGAACCCTCACGAGAAGCGCTTCAGCGTGGGAAACGTCACACAGCCGTTCGTGACCAAGACGTACCGCACGGTCGCCCCGTATGAGACCAAGGACACCAAGAACAGGCCCTTCAAAGTGGGTGTGGAGGAAAGGCTGGACGTTCTCATCAAAGACCAAGCAG GATGGTGGCTGGTAGAAAATGAAGCCAAACGTCTGGCCTGGTTCCCTGCCCCCTACTTGGAGGTgtgtgaggaagaagaggaagacggCGTTGACGCCACAGTCGCTGCCT GTTCCCTGTACTGTGCCGTTAAGAACTACGCCTCAAGGAAAGACGATGAGGTGTCGGTGAACATCGGCGCTGTTGTGGAAGTGCTGCAGAAGTCGGACGATGGCTGGTGGCTCATCAG GTACGATGGGCGGGCGGGCTACATTCCCTCCATGTACCTGCAGCCGTATAACAGTCCCTACGTCGGCCTACAGATGCTCCACGGCCAAGTGTACAGATCCACCCTGAACCTGTCCACCGCGGTGGCCACGCCCTCCATGGCTGCCGAGAAAATGAAGTCCCGGTCCCTGGAGACGCTGCTCGAGCCTCGGCGGGGGCCCGACCCGGACCTCGGCGAGAGCCAAGAGAGCGGCCTCAGCTCCGAGTCCAGCTCCGAGGCCGAGTTCAGCTTCACCTCTTCCGGCAGCAACTCGCCCACCTTCAGCCTCTCCGGCAAAGGGGAGGAGGCGGAGCTCCGGGGAAGCGGCCAGCCCAAGCTGGGGGCTGAACGTAacgagagcccagagagggggTGCAGGGCCCTGCCCAAGGTCCCACCCCGTCCCCAGGCACAAGAGATCCTGACACGCTGCACCACCTACACCCGCAAGGTCGCCATGGAAACCAGGGCTAAACTGTTACCCCGCGGCATGGAAATCCCAGCATGTTAA